AGGAAGGATTAATGGTAGAGAAGCCATTGAACTATGGTGAGACGCATAATGGAAGCTCTCACTTAGGCATATCTGGTTGAGGAGGCACTACAGGACCTTCAAGCTAGGAATGCCACTAAAAAACAAGTAACTTTAGCTACATGTGGAAGTATCTCCAACTCATAATCCTATATACTGCCAACAATTCTATTGAGCACACACAAGGAGTCGTTCCCTGGATGAATTGTAGGATTGAGGTAATACTTATACCACTTATGCACTCATGGAAAAGAGGAATAAGTCTCTTCATTGTTGGCTATGGTAAAGGAAAACAGAGTGTTGGCATGGCTGGTATAGAATCACTAATTAATGTGCTATATATGTCAGTGTATATACCTTATGCCATAATGAAATGAACTAATCTCTGTTGTTTGTGTCTGCTAGTCTTCATTAGCTTATCTAACTTTGAGTTTGGAAGAGTTCATACTTCTTTAATGCAGTTTTGCGCAGATTCTAGCCGATTTGGTTGTGAACTCAGTCATCGCGGCTATGGTAGCCTATCAAAATACATCCCGTATCGCTGTTTACCATATTATCTCCTCCGGAAGGAATCAACTTAAAGTTGCTGATATTATGCAATCACTTTACGAAGAATCCATGGATTGTCAAAAGAGGAAAGCCAGTCAAGGtgctggaaattcatttactagaTAGCATGGCAAGCCTTCACAAATACATAGAAGTCCACTACATGCCATCATTAAAGGTTAGTATTCATAGTATATACTTTCTTAAGTAAACTGTAAATTAAGCCCTTTTGGCTTCACTTGACCATAGAGTAGGACTGTGGCATAAAAGACATGGATCCATCGAATAACAATTTCTCATTCACTAGAAACACATCCTTTTTCTATATTCTACATAATTCATACTATCAGTGTACTCACATTAAGGAATTGAAACGAATGACTTGCAAGTTGCACGTATTTTAGAAATATAGAATGAACTATATTGTTAAACTATTCTACTTCAGCTTGTTGGTTGAAAAACTTCCCCTCACGATAATGATAAATTTTGGAAGAACAAATGAGAATCTGTATGTACTtggattacaaaaaaaaaaaaaaaaaaaaaaaaaaaaagaagaagaagaaagaagaaagaagaagatatcCAACTAGATCTCTAATGTCTTTAGCTTCAATGTACTATAATTGATTGGTCTAAGTGGATGATGTCGTACGTCCTCTTCTATGATAAGCTTGACAGCTAGTAAGCAGTCTTTTTCCACTTCTACAGTTTCTTCCGTGAACATTCTCCATCAGTGTAGTCGTGCTGCACTAACGGCCAGTTTCTCGAGACCATTTTAATCACTAGTGCAATGGGCTACCTTGCAAAGAGACTCTCTCTCTCTTCATTAGGTGCACCGGCAGTGCTTTGTGAGGAGATCACTACATAAATAATACTATTGCTATTGTTTTTATTGTAAATTCTTGTAGTTCACACTGAGAAGATACTCGCAGTCCAACTAAATGTGAAGAAGCTCTACTTGCTAATTAGAGCTCCAGGTTCAAATTCAGCTAAAAACGCTTTAACGAGGTACTACCAAACCACTATATGATCGTACATATATAGTAGCAGTAGAAATAATAGTCATCACATTGGACTACAACTCCAGTCCATAGTCATGCATACCACATGAGAATTCAAGATTATTAGAGAGTTCACTGCTTGATGTGATCAGTTAAAGGATAAATATGCTACTGCAGGTTATAAAGATGATCCGTCcttaaaaaaaaagacaaaaactTATTCCAGTACTCTTTTGGAGATATGCCTCTGCAATAAGGATCAATGCATGGGGTGCCATGAATGTTGTCAAATTTTCCAAGCATTGTTCAAAACTAAAGATGCTTACATGTCAGCACAGGTCAGCTCCACATTATTCTTTGTGCTTAACCAACTTTCATTATCACGACTTTGGGTGTGTATTGACTTAGCATGGAGACTGATTCTTTCCATCCTATGTTTGTGGGAGAAAGGACGGATTAATGCAAGGTTAAACCATTGCCCTTCAATGAGATACTTGATGGAGGGTCTCACTTAGACATAGACGCGGATTAAAAGTTGGTAGAAGAGACGATACAGGACTTTCAAGAGGTAAACTAGTGTCCAAACACAAATCTCTTTTTTTTGTGTCAGGTGTTCTTAATTAGTTCATCTAACGCTTCGAGTTTGGAAGTGTTTCCTTAATGTCATTTTGCAATTTGCGGAGAATCCAGCCGATATGATTGTGAACTCAGTCATCGCGGCTATGGTAGCCCATAGGAATCAATCTTCCCATATGGCTCTTTACCATATTAGCTCCTACAAAAGGAATAAACTAAAAAGTGCTGATAAAGTACAAGTTTTTGTTGATTACTTCACGAAGAACCCATGGATTGACAAAAGAGGAAATCCAGTCATAGTGCAGAAATTTCATTGACTGGATAGCATGGCAAGCCTTCACAAATACATTGCAATCCAGTACATGCATGTCATCATTAACCGTTAGTTTCCATACTAATGTCTTCATAAATAAACTGTAAATTACGCCATTTTGGCTTCACTTGGCCACATATAGAGTAGGACTGTGGTATAAAATTATGGATCCACCAAATAACAACTTTTAATTCACTAGAAAACAACATCCTTTTTCTATATTCTATATAATTCGTATTATTTGTGTACTCACATTAAAGTGTGAAAATGAGTGACTTGCAAGTTGCACATATATTAGAAAGACAGAAGGAACTACATTATTAAACTATTCTGCTTCAGCTTGTTGGTTGAATTGCTACCTTTCAAGAGAATGATAAACTTTAGATGAACAAATGAGAAAAGTGAGAATCTGTGTGTACGTGGGATACAGAAACGAAAATAGATATCCAACTAGATCTCTAATGTACTATAATTAGTTATCTttctaaaaatatttcttttgttATGCACTTATGCTGATTAAGTTTTCTAATATTATTCTATGGAGTTAATGATTGCCAAACGTTTGGTAGAAACAGCCTAAACTACTTTTAGCCATAGGGCTACAACCTTCTAATACATTAAACTATTTAGTACTAATAGTTGTCCATTAATATCAACAGCTGGGTCCTATGTACTTATGTTTGCATTAATATAAGGTGAATAGCCCAACAACTAGCTCCACGGAGCCGCACCTAACTAAAACTAAGAGTCCGGAACCATAATACCCCTAGAAAagacattttgaaccaaaatacccccatcaaaaaaaaaagttacagaagtacctatagcgcagtagttttactgcgctatagtagtAACGGCGATGGAGCCGTTAACTACTATagtgcagtaaattactgcgctatagtgtccACAGGGACGtgatatagcgcagtaaattgaTGCGCTATAGGGCTTTTTTTTTCCCACCCCTtttagttaacccttcttccattacactttttaacgtattttgaccatagattaatcatgcttcgcgactccgaaacatcaatattttatatagaacctttgtgcgattaataaggtaggatcaatacatcaaggatacgcagaAGTTCGtatggccgttttagtggctgaaaagtgctcgaacgccattttcgtttgaaggttcggcgacattatcttgaagttctttgcaaatacttaaacttgttcatcaataattaatcaaaagtttctcaaaatgacagcattcatacaaaaaaaaaaaaaaaaacttcattaaattgcaccattcattcataaccttgagtagatgaaaatacttaacatactagtattcttcaaaataacagcataaaatacaattaaacttaaaactaaaatcacaacattcttaatcatcatcagagtacaagtcctcaatatcgtcctcagaaaaatattggcggttttttaagacacatcttttttcagtagcagttagttctctaccagttgatgatgcttgttcttcggccaactttagcatgtaaaatctacaacgtcttgccagcattctgttgttttcctttctaatcctttgcacgacaagctcgcaactttctggacctacttgaggcatggttaaggagtaccttgttgggattggagcattgagattttccaagtcacgaacaagacgttctgattcggcaagccgatgtgaccattctcaacgtaaaccgcaataatattcccacggatctgaatatttcacactgcagaaatcatcattacgctctataagaaggtggagatttagctcatctagcttgaaatcactggtatcgctcgaaaaactgctatgatttgaactttcatcatcactgctatttggttcttttggaaggagtaaagaccaaggtgAGTTTCTACTGCTTGACATTAAATAATATGGTGTAGCCTATTAATAAAAGAAAGGGCtatttatatagttgcaaacccccaagaacCCTCCGGGGGGGAGGGTCttaatgaccctacctacttaccttgtTGTAAGAAACGTactaatcttcatcggacatttcacagtccgaatcccacttggatctaaatcttgtgctaccatgtataccatattgtaccctatggtaacgtatttgcatccgattgttctcttcgcgaaaacgattaagagccaaagccaatttcaacagcaagagtcgactccggttcagccgcaaagccaatttcaacagcaagagtcgacgccgattcagtggcattccgatgagatcccctatcttgatcatcttcaagatcgcccagatgcctttgtctttactagggatgatgatcatattcggtgaagtttgtggaaagagtcagtggatcttttaaaacataaggttcatattgaaaaagggatgattttcaGCTCAAAAAAATTATTGCAAAGggttgttaagatttattgcatccaggggatgagggagtttaaagttgacgattccataCGAAAAGTTTAGAGATTGGTCTgtaagcgaaaatatcaaggctgcgaatggatgcttcgtggtaaggaaactgctgaaaaaATGTGGattatttcaaagttctacacaaagcacacttgtgatatgggtgacctcccagatgatcattgcaatctagatactaatttgattgcgCGTGTATTAGTTGCCAACATTGGAAAAAACCtaaggtatccccttcgcctaagtttattttatttttggtgttaatataatgttcgtcgttgttatatgctgatattttaactttttcagattccctattaaagattgtattacagccgtcatgaaagtatatagcaaaactgttactaggaggaaggcgtatcttgggcgtaggcgtgcacatgagatagtctacggcaattgggagggctttttcaagaagttgccgagatacatggcggctctacaacatttcaatcatggtactgttgttgaatggaagctcaaatcgaaactTGGTGTacccggtaatatttttgattttgtattttgggcattcaaaccatgcattgatggttttgctcattgtcggcctgtaatatcaatagatggaacacatgtgtatgggaaatatgacataaagctgctaatagcagttggaatggatgcaaatggagctatattccctctagcttttgcaattgcagctaatgagagcattagtacgtggggtatgtttttggactacttaaggcaacacgttattaaggatcgcatgggaatctgtgtgatatcagacagaaatgctggcatattgcacaatatgttcaatttgcaggggtggcagccaccctttgcctaccatcgttattgtttaaggcatttgaaggcaaacttccaaaaggcatatcgaaccccagcactttgcaattggatgtgggtggctgcaacagagcatcaggagaaaaagtttaacctgcagatggacattattaggcgggcgaatgaggaagccttccactggttgaatgcaattgataaagacaaatggacattacaccaggatgaaggtaggcgatggggtatgctgacaacaaatagctctgagtcattcaatggtttgTTAAAATTTGCAcgcggactacctgtcaccgcaatggtgagaatgaaatttaagcaggttgtggagcggttcgtcactagatcaaaagaggccaaagcatatGCAACAGAAGGTCTATGATGGTtgccaaaaccgtcaaaactgttcgagcaccacaaatataaggctcagaaacatgaccggatggagtacaaccctgcaaagcgcatatttgaactcacaacaagtgtacaccaaggtaaaggaggtaacgtccacacaatttgtgagattccaagaacatgcacatgcgacaagtggcaatcatatcacatgccatattctcatgccttcaagtatttcatcacaatgggaaagaacggctcctcgtacatggctgaggaatatacagttaaAAAGtatgcaagaacgtatgctggaaggttctacccacttggcagtgacagttattggccaccggatccattttcaatggttgcaaataaagcagttatccgtaaattcagaaagggtgcatactcgcgtattcataatgaaatggatgttccaccggagagatacactcgaaaatgctcattttgcaattatgttggtcatgataagcgcaagtgtcccttacgacatggtggtcaaactacatctcgctgtggaagtacctctcgtggtggaggaaactttcgtggtggaagtacctctagtggtggtggcacgtCTAGCGGTGGTgggggaagatcaactcaagggcattaattgatgaatattttttaagattttttcttactttgatgattgtattttatgctgttattttgaagaatattagtatgttaagtattttcatctactcaaggttatgaatgaatggtgcaatttaattaagtttattttttttgtatgaatgttgtcattttgagaaacttttgattaattattgatgaacaagtttaagtattcgcaaagaacttcaagataatgtcgccaaaccttcaaacgaaaatggcgttcgagcacttttcagccactaaaacggccatccgaacttctgcgtatctttgatgtattgatcctaccttattaatcgcacaaaaataagtagggttctatataaaatattgatgtttcggggtcgcgaagcatgattaatctatggtcaaaatacgttaaaaagtgtaatggaagaagggttaactaaaAGGGCTGGAAAAAAAAAGCCCTATAGCGCAtcaatttactgcgctatatcacgacactatagcgcagtaatttactgcgctatagtagttaacggctccgtctccgttagtgctatagcgcagtaaattactgcgctataggtacttctataactttttttttgttggggtattttggttcaaaatgttttttctaGGGTTATTATTGTTCCGGACCCCTAAAACTAGTGCTCCATATTGTACGTAGCAGCCCATCTCAAGACGGACTTTGGTAATTCACTATAAATATTTGGACAGGACACAATTGTGTACTGTACATAGGTGTACTGCACATAGGTTGCATTCCTTTCAGGTTAAATTGGTATCTAACTTAAAATCCAGGTGATTTTGTATATGTTATGCAATACTTAGTTTTCCCAGTACTTGTAACCTGATAATATCTTATGTATAAACATTTACAATATAAATTTGACCCTATTAATTTCCTTCACCAGCTCACTTCCGTGAACATTCTCCATCAATGGAATCGTGCTGCATTAACCAGTTTCTcgagggcaagaccattttcatcACTGGTGCAACAGGCTACCTAGCAAAGAGTACTTTCTCTATCTCTTcactgtctctctctctctcccctttAGGTTGAACTAACAGTGCTTTTTGAGTAGATGCATGCATAGATGATATTACAAGtgattttattatatattaatGTAGTTCTCACGGAGAAGATACTCCGAGTCCAGCCAAATGTGAAGAAGCTCTACTTGCTAATCAGAGCTTCAGATTCAAATTCAGCTAAACAGCGTTTCAATGAGGTACTACCAACTACTATATGATCGTATATAGTGGCAGTAGAAATAATAGTCATCACATTAGACTACAACTCCAGTCGAGAATTGAACATTTTATCGGTTAAACAATACGTTTTAACTGCAGGTTATAAAAACAGATCTGTTTGGAGTTCTGAGGGAGAAGTTGGGCCACAACCTACAAGGCCTTATAGAAGACAAGGTTTTCCCAGTTGCAGGTGATATAGCTTGTGATAGTTTGGGTATAAATTTTGAGCTGAAAGACGACATGTGCAGAGAAATAGACACAATTGTAAACTCTGCTGCAACAACTAGATTTGATGAAAGGTAGTTAGTCATAGAGTAATACAAACATTCTTTTTCCTtaagtaaaaagaaaaaagtttAATTTACTGATCAGCGCGCCTTTTTAGCAGATATGATACTGCAATAAGGATCAATGCACTGGGTGCCATGAATATTATCAAATTTTCCAAGCAGTGTATAAAACTAAAGATGCTTCTCCATGTAAGCACAGGTCAGCTCCATCATGAGCTTAACCAAATTTCACTATCATGAGACTTCTTTGGGCCTATTGACTTTAGCATAATAAGGACGTGTTCTTTTCAGCTTATGTTTGCGGGGAAAAGAAAGGATTAATACCAGAGAAGCCATTGAACTATGGTGAGACGCTTAATGAAAGCTCTCGCATAGAAATAGAAGTGGAGCAAAAGTTGGTAGAGGATGCACTAAAGGACTTTCAAGATAGGAATGCCACTGAAAAAGAAGTTACTTTAGCTATGAGAGTTCtaggctatgttgctcggactcttctaAAATGTTGCCgaacccgtgtcggatcctccaaaaatgcactacttttggaggatccgacacacacCCGGTGGCATAtctgaagagtccgagcaacataggttctAGGTATTGACAGGTAAATGTTTCAAAAAATTAGCCTCGCTCATTGATACAAATATATGCCGTATTTGCACCAATATAATTATGATTCTTCAGGGCAAGGCTACATGGATGGCCAAACACATACTCATTCACAAAAGCAGTGGGAGAGATGCTTTTGGGACACCTCAAGGAGGATCTCCAACTCATAATCCTACGACCAACAATTATATTAAGCACTTACAAGGAGCCATTCCCGGGATGGGTTGAAGGAATGAAGTAATAACTATATATTGTTTTTGTTTATGCATGCACACACGGAAATTAAAGAAGAGTTAGTCTTATCAGTAAGCAAAAGTATACTCTGCTTCTTCTTTCCACAGAACCATGGACACCTTCATTGTTGGCTATGGTAAAGGAAAACTAAATGTTGGCATGGCTGATAGAGAATCGATGACGGATGTGGTATGTGAGTCATGTGTTTAGTGCATACCTTACAACATGTGCAAGTTTCTTTTGTTTGCATCAACTGGTCTTAATTAGTTCATCTACACTTTGAGTTTCGACGTATTTACTCTAATTCCTTAATGCCATCTTGCAATTTTGCATAGATTCCAGCCGATATGGTTGTGAACTCAGTTATCGCGGCTATGGTAGCCCATAGAACTCCATCTTCCCTTACAGCTGTTTACCATATTAGCTCCTCAAGAAGGAATCAACTCAAAATTGATGATATTATACAAATTGGCGTTGATTACTTCAAGAAGAATCCATGGATTGACGAAAGAGGAAAGCTAGTCAGAGCGAAGAAAGTTCATGTACTCGACAGCATGGCTAGCCTTCGTAGATACATAGCAATCCATTACATGCCACTATTAACGGTTAGTTTTCATAGTAATGTCTTCTTTAAAAAACTGTAGAATTTACACCTTTTTTACTTCACTTGGCCATAAAGTAGGACAGTTCTAACTTGGATTATATATGCTTATAGATGGTTACTAGAAAAATATGCACACTTCAAACTTAGAACAATTATGTCATTGGCTAAAAATCAGTTGGTATAAACTAGAAAACTCATGATATTATGAACTAAAAGAGGGAAAGATCCCGATATGCATGAGAGATGTATAGAAAAGGAATTTTATGAACATTGATGCACGTCAGCATTGATGGATTACCACTGGCTAATTAAGTTTATAGTTTTAACATGTTTCAGATATTAAAGTGGGCAAACTTGATACTTTGCCAACATTTGCAAGACCTGCATCCGGACTTAGAAAGAAGGATCAATCATGCCATTCGACTAGCTGAACTCTACAGGTCCTACTTGTTCTTCAAAGGAGTGTGAGTTTATTATTACTTTAGATTAACTCATTCAAATAGTCAACAGTTTATTAGTAGTAATTATTAAATAATCAAATTTAAAGCTTTCCCTAATTGCTATTTTATTCCAACTCCATCGCTGCTGATTTTTACCAGTTTAAATGATACCAATGCTGAAATGTTGCGAATGGCAACAAGAGAAAGTAATGTAGATGATACATTTAACTTTGACCCAACAACTATTCAGTGGGAAAAATACTTCAAGGAAATCCATATTCCAGGAGTAGTGAAGTACCTTTTCTAAGAAAGCAGAATTATGTGAACAAAGGAGGCTGATATGCTGCTCTGCTTACACTGGGAAAGTTGTGTTGCTGCTTACATTCTATTATGTAGTTGTTTGAATAACTACGCCAGTTCAAGAAAATGTTGGTTTTATATGTAATTATATTGAAGTACTACTTTTGATGTTTCACATGTGATTGATATTATCCACTTGCAAACTGAATTCAAAAGATTCGGTTCTCATTTTACATATGTTACTGCCTTTATCAGAAGAATAGAGATTTTATATACTgccatttcattttttttctatttctgttgATGGTCTATGCCAATCCATTAACAACTTCACCgatcctttattttttttaaagtgacAAGGGAAAAAATCACTTCAACTAATTAGAAAACAATTAAAGAAATAAATTTGTGGAATTGCTTTCAAGAATCTGATACTTATTATGCATTTATATAATCCACTAAAATTCAAGAGCTAAACAAGTAGAAGCAAGACTGACACATTAATCTAGCAAGTGTAGTCCAAATAGATAATTAGTGAAAGATCTCTTAAGAAGGATGAACCTTGTTTTTTTTTCAAGCATAGGGATCAGAAGGATGAACCTTGTTAGAGTGAGAAGAAATGGCTTTAATAGCATATTTCGTTGAAGCACCAGCAGAGTTAACAGCACCTTCAATATACTTCTTGGCAGCAAATGTAGCCACTTTCTCCATAGTCTTTCCCATATTTCTAGCTCTTTCAGCAACACCCACAAGGCTATCATATCCAGCTTTAGCCATTTGGTTCATTTCCTCTTCAAAACGGCGAAATTCTTCCATTGCAGTGTTAAGGTGTTCTTCTGCTTCTTTCATGTAATTCTCAGCTTCTTCAACTTGATTTTCTTGATCCAGATCCATGGCTGCCCAAGGCTTGTAAGCCTCAACTTCAAAGAGCTTCATTAGATCATCTTCTATGGTGTAAGGATCGAAGTTCTTGTCACAAAGAGCCTGGTCTGACAGAATGGAGAATTGAGCAAAAAGTGCCTCCATTTCTTTGTGAATTTGGGAATGGAGAAAAATGGGGTGAAGGGGTTTCAGTGGGAATGGAATTTATTATACTCCTTGGTATTTGATGATTGGAAGAGTATAAAGAAACAGGAACGCCACTTTGGTAAAGGAATGGGTAGATACGATAATACTGCAGAACGTATATGAGGGTCTACTACTCTTTTCAAAAGCAACTAACGGTTAATCGcttttttcttaaaataattCACTTAAGAATTACAACAACTTGCTAAACAATATTTGTATAATTAaactattattttattttgtctaAGTATTATATAaatgtttcttttattttctcttaatgatttttatgattattaGGTAAGTTGAGTAACTTTTTTGTTGCAAACAATTAGTTAGGTTggtgattttttttattaaaaactaaTTTAATGTTTGCAATATAATAAAATCAAATGACGGAAAAGAAATGAGTGACTAATTTTGTCAGAAGCATGAAACTCCACGATATATATGTCTGAGTGTTTCAGATACCAACACAGTTTATTGAAGTTTCACTTGTAAAAAATCTAAACTCGTTAATACTTAATACTACGATGGAGTTTCACATTGTAAGGAGTTTCCAACTCCAAAACAGAGAGTGTTAAAGTTTCACTTGTAAAAAATTTATATTCTTGCATATCGAATTGGAgtttttctataataaaaattacAGAATTCCACTTTTGTGTGCTAGAGTTTCACTTGTAAACGTTCAAAACTCTAGCACACCACATTGGAGTTTCACCCATATGAATTTTTAAACTCCAAAATATTATGCTTTTTTCAATGTTTTTGCGTATTTTTAGCTAATCGTATTTGCATACAATACATATACAATTAGTGTCTTATTGTCTTAAAGTAAATTAATTAAGCATTGATCTTTGTATAAACTCACAtagtttaatttatttatttttcataattaatttaggCTAAAACATCTTCgctttagccaaaaaaaaaagtcaaaatcaaagaagaagaaaaagatttgTTTCAGCCCATTATTAATAGTGAAACTTACATAAacagctaccttttaatagcttctaacaatttatagctactttttctatatttacaaatcgtagctagtttttgttatattcggttgtatttcgcgtttttgaaatacag
The sequence above is a segment of the Lycium barbarum isolate Lr01 chromosome 6, ASM1917538v2, whole genome shotgun sequence genome. Coding sequences within it:
- the LOC132644595 gene encoding alcohol-forming fatty acyl-CoA reductase-like; the protein is MVVNSVIAAMVAHRTPSSLTAVYHISSSRRNQLKIDDIIQIGVDYFKKNPWIDERGKLVRAKKVHVLDSMASLRRYIAIHYMPLLTILKWANLILCQHLQDLHPDLERRINHAIRLAELYRSYLFFKGVLNDTNAEMLRMATRESNVDDTFNFDPTTIQWEKYFKEIHIPGVVKYLF
- the LOC132644596 gene encoding uncharacterized protein LOC132644596; the protein is MEALFAQFSILSDQALCDKNFDPYTIEDDLMKLFEVEAYKPWAAMDLDQENQVEEAENYMKEAEEHLNTAMEEFRRFEEEMNQMAKAGYDSLVGVAERARNMGKTMEKVATFAAKKYIEGAVNSAGASTKYAIKAISSHSNKVHPSDPYA
- the LOC132644594 gene encoding fatty acyl-CoA reductase 3-like — encoded protein: MESCCINQFLEGKTIFITGATGYLAKILTEKILRVQPNVKKLYLLIRASDSNSAKQRFNEVIKTDLFGVLREKLGHNLQGLIEDKVFPVAGDIACDSLGINFELKDDMCREIDTIVNSAATTRFDERYDTAIRINALGAMNIIKFSKQCIKLKMLLHVSTAYVCGEKKGLIPEKPLNYGETLNESSRIEIEVEQKARLHGWPNTYSFTKAVGEMLLGHLKEDLQLIILRPTIILSTYKEPFPGWVEGMKTMDTFIVGYGKGKLNVGMADRESMTDVVCESCV